The following proteins come from a genomic window of Girardinichthys multiradiatus isolate DD_20200921_A chromosome 8, DD_fGirMul_XY1, whole genome shotgun sequence:
- the LOC124872129 gene encoding polypyrimidine tract-binding protein 3-like: protein MSSAPLSSVDGTDRLCVSERAQCIPSPVLHLRQLPADISEQEVVALALPFGRVSKLITLRTKNQAFLEMSSEEAAVTMVNYYASAPPTIRNQPVFIQYSNHRELKTNNLTNQRTQVALQAISGAAVHSGNMASGDGQGLVAAPCAVLRIIVENLFYPVTLEVLQQIFSKFGSVLKIITFTRNNQFQALLQFSDAVHAQHAKASLDGQNIYNGCCTLRIDFSKLSALNVKYNNDKSRDFTRADLPTGELEPAATAFGVALPPYGAAFPPTFHQHAGLPVAAVPGSLVSPPRVSLQMAPPAVYSVLLVSNLDPERVSPHCLFILFGVYGDVQRVKILFNKKENALVQMSDATQAQLAMSHLNGQRLHGNVIRVTLSKHPVVQLPRGGAGQEEQTLTQDFSGSALHRFKKPGSKNFNNIFPPSATLHLSNIPSSVSEEILKDLFSTRGFSVKAFKFFQKDRKMALLQLASVEEAIEALIGLHDHQLDHNQHLRVSFSKSTI, encoded by the exons ATGAGCTCCGCCCCCCTGTCCTCAG TGGATGGCACTGACAGGCTGTGTGTTTCTGAGCGTGCTCAGTGCATCCCTTCTCCGGTCCTTCACCTACGTCAGCTACCTGCTGACATCTCTGAACAGGAAGTGGTCGCCCTGGCACTTCCCTTTGGCAGAGTCTCCAAACTGATCACACTGAGGACCAAAAACCAG GCGTTTTTAGAGATGTCATCAGAAGAAGCAGCCGTTACCATGGTGAATTACTACGCCTCAGCCCCGCCCACCATCAGGAACCAGCCAGTCTTCATTCAGTACTCCAACCACAGAGAGCTGAAAACCAACAATCTGACCAAtcag AGGACTCAGGTGGCGCTGCAGGCCATCAGTGGAGCAGCAGTGCATTCTGGGAACATGGCATCAGGAGATGGGCAGGGCTTAGTTGCAGCTCCCTGCGCGGTTCTGAGGATCATCGTGGAGAACCTGTTTTACCCAGTGACTCTGGAGGTCCTTCAGCAG ATCTTCAGTAAGTTTGGCTCCGTGCTGAAGATCATCACCTTCACCAGGAACAATCAGTTTCAGGCTCTGCTGCAGTTCAGCGATGCCGTGCACGCTCAGCACGCCAAGGCT TCTCTTGATGGTCAGAACATCTACAACGGCTGCTGCACACTCAGGATTGATTTCTCCAAACTGAGCGCGCTCAACGTCAAGTACAACAACGACAAGAGCCGCGACTTCACCAGAGCCGACCTGCCCACCGGAGAACTGGAGCCGGCTGCCACCGCCTTCG GTGTAGCTCTGCCACCATATGGAGCAGCGTTCCCACCCACATTCCATCAACACGCAG GTCTCCCCGTGGCGGCTGTCCCTGGCTCGCTCGTGTCCCCTCCTCGTGTGTCGCTGCAGATGGCGCCCCCTGCAGTTTATTCGGTGCTGCTGGTGTCCAACCTGGACCCAGAG AGAGTTTCTCCTCACTGCCTCTTCATCCTCTTTG GTGTTTATGGGGACGTTCAGAGAGTGAAGATCCTGTTCAACAAGAAGGAAAACGCTCTCGTTCAGATGAGCGATGCCACGCAGGCCCAGCTGG CGATGAGTCACCTGAATGGTCAGCGTCTCCATGGAAACGTGATCCGGGTGACGCTGTCCAAACACCCGGTGGTGCAGCTGCCTCGCGGGGGGGCGGGGCAGGAAGAGCAGACGCTGACTCAGGACTTCTCAGGCTCTGCCCTCCATCGGTTTAAAAAACCCGGCTCGAAGAACTTTAACAACATCTTTCCCCCGTCAGCAACGCTGCACCTTTCCAACATCCC CTCGTCAGTCAGCGAGGAGATTCTGAAGGACCTTTTCTCCACCAGAGGGTTCTCTGTCAAAGCCTTCAAGTTCTTCCA GAAGGACAGGAAAATGGCTCTGCTGCAGTTGGCATCAGTGGAAGAGGCCATTGAGGCTCTGATTGGGCTGCATGACCACCAACTGGACCACAACCAGCACCTACGGGTctccttctccaagtccaccaTCTGA